In Rhodococcus qingshengii JCM 15477, the sequence CGGGCAGGAATGTGTCGGTGAAGTAGAGATCGTTGACCTCCTTGCCGCCCATGGTGTCGATTCCACTGATCTTCAATCCGGAGATGTCGGCCGGGACATGGAACATCGTCAGGCCCTCATGCTTGCCTTCACCTCGGGATGTGCGAGCCACCAGAAGGATGTTCTCGGCGAAGTGCGCGTTGGAACACCACGTCTTCTGGCCGTTGATCAGCCACCCACCGTCGACCTTCTCGGCGCGGCAACTCAGATTTCCCACGTCGGAGCCCGCTTCGGGTTCGGACATCGAGATCGACTGAGACGCGCCACGGACGATCCCGCCGAGCACTGCCTCCTTCTGGGCCGGACTGCCGAACTTCTCGTATGCAGCCCCGGTGATGACGGTCGGGCCGAGTCCACCGATCGGCGCCATGCCCTTGGCGGCTTCCTCCAGAAAGATGCACAGGTCGACCGTGCTTCCGGCGGATCCGCCGTATTCCTCCGGGACAGTCAGCCCGAGCCATCCCAATTCCGCCATCTTCTCGTAGAACGCCTGGTTGTGGTTATGGGCGCCATGATCGGTCAGCAGGTCTCGCTGCTCACGGGTACCACTTTCCTTCTTGCAGAACGACGCTACCGACTTGGCGAAATCAGACTGCTCCTGCGTGAAATCCATGTACATCGAAAACTCCCGAGTGAGATGAGGCTGGAGGCTTGTCGGAGCTCGGTCCGACGCATACTGTGACTACCAGCACAGTAAATCACATCACATATATGTGATGCACCGACATGTGGAGGATCTGAAGAACATGACAGAACAGCTCGGCCGCCAGAGCACGTCCACGTCGACAGATCCGAGATCGGACGATCACACTTTCGCGAGCCTCGACCCTCGCAACGATTCCGTGGTCGCGCAGCACCCCATTGCTGACCAGCGAGAGATCGAGAAAGCGGTCGCCGCAGCACGCACGGCGTCGAAGTGGTGGGATCAACTCGGATTCCAAGGCCGCCGGAAGGTGCTCGGCAATTTCCGCGCCGCGATCGCCACTCACGCCGAATCGATGGCGGCGATCATTTCCGCCGAGACCGGAAAACCCAGCGACGACGCACTACTCGAAGTCATGCTGGCCGTCGAACATCTCGACTGGGCGGCACGCAACG encodes:
- a CDS encoding acyl-CoA dehydrogenase family protein, producing MYMDFTQEQSDFAKSVASFCKKESGTREQRDLLTDHGAHNHNQAFYEKMAELGWLGLTVPEEYGGSAGSTVDLCIFLEEAAKGMAPIGGLGPTVITGAAYEKFGSPAQKEAVLGGIVRGASQSISMSEPEAGSDVGNLSCRAEKVDGGWLINGQKTWCSNAHFAENILLVARTSRGEGKHEGLTMFHVPADISGLKISGIDTMGGKEVNDLYFTDTFLPEDAVVGEVGNGWRQLMAGLNIERLILAAMMLGTAQRAFDDTLEFVTTRKQFGRPVGSFQALRHRIADLATEIECGRLLVYSVARMVDANPTKMFPREASMAKLKLTETAKKVALEGMQMMGGYGYATEFDMEHHVRKTLVSSIYGGTNEIQRDIIGKTYGL